Sequence from the Pseudomonas frederiksbergensis genome:
AAGCGCTCAAGCGCTGGGGTGACCGGATCGAGGCCTGGAGCCACGGCACACAGCCGAGCGACGCACAGTTGATCGATCCGAAAAAAAAGCCCCGGGCGCGCAAGAGCCGGGAAGTGTTCTGCTATTTCGACAACGACATCAAAGTCCGCGCGCCCTACGACGCGCGTCACCTGCTGGAGCGCTTCGACCTGGACAAGAATCTCGCCACCGCTCCCGGTGTGCGCCCGGCAGAAGGAGTGTTGCCATGAGCACGCCAGAATCGAGCGAAGCCACCCGCGAGCCGTTGCAGGATTCGGCGCAGCGGCTGCTCGATCAAGTCAATCGATTCACGGTGCTGACGGTCAATACGCACAAAGGCTTCACCGCGCTGAACCGACGTTTCATCCTGCCGGAACTGCGCGAAGCGGTGCGCAGCGTGTCGGCCGACGTGGTGTTCCTGCAAGAAGTGCATGGCGCCCATGAGCACCATCCCCAGCGCTACAGCAACTGGCCGAGCATTCCGCAATATGAATTCCTCGCCGACACCCTCTGGCCGCAGTTCGCCTACGGGCGCAACGCCGTGTACCCCGCAGGTGACCATGGCAACGCGTTGCTGTCGAAATTCCAGATCATCCGCCACGACAACCTCGACGTGTCCATCAGCGGCCATGAAAGCCGCGGCATGCTGCACAGCGTGTTGCGCCTGCCGAACGGCGATGGGGGGCGGGATGTGCATGCGATTTGCGTCCATCTGGGGCTGCGCGAAGGCCATCGTGTCGCACAGTTGAAGTTGCTTTGCCAACGCCTGGGCGAGCTGCCACCCGAGGCCCCCGTGATTGTCGCGGGGGATTTCAACGATTGGCGCGGCAAGGCCAATGACTTGCTCGCGCCCTGCGGCTTGCGCGAAGTTTTCGCCGAACAGTGGGGCAAACCGGCCCGCAGTTTTCCGGCACGCCTGCCCATCCTGCGGCTGGACCGCATCTATGTGCGCAACCTCAAGGCCCATCACGCCCAAGTCCTGAATGTACGGCCCTGGTCGCACCTTTCCGACCACGCACCGCTGTCGGTGGAGATCGAATTATGAGCGCGACGATGAACAAGGCAACGGTGGAAAAAGTCGAGGTGCCGCCGACCGAACGCAACCCGGCGCTGGCCGATATCGAATACGGCTGGCACGGCAATAACCGCGTCACGCTCCTGGAAAACGGCGAGGAATATTTCCCACGGGTTTTCGAGGCGATTCGCCGGGCCCAGGAAGAAATTCTCCTGGAGACGTTCATTCTGTTCGAGGACAAGGTCGGCTTCGAACTGCGGGACCTCTTGGTGGATGCGGCCAAGCGCGGCGTACGCATCACCGTCAACCTCGACGGGTTCGGTTGCGGCGAGCTGACCACCGACTTCCTGGCCTCGTTGAGCGATGCCGGGATACGCCTGCAGATGTTCGATCCGGCCCCGCGGCACTTGGGCATCCGCACCAACTGGTTCCGCCGCCTGCACCGCAAGATCGTGGTGGTGGATGGCGTGATCGCATTCATCGGCGGGATTAACTTTTCCGCTGACCACCTGGGCGACTTCGGCCCCGAAGCCAAGCAGGATTATTCGGTGGAAATCAAAGGCCCGGCGGTGGTGGACATCCATCACTTCGCGCTGCTGCAAACCGGGCGTCCGGCCCGGGCCAAGTATTGGTGGCAACGTCGCCGCAGCCGCCGCACCGAGCTGGCCTTCAATGACCATGACGGCCAGGTGCGCCTGGTCTATCGCGATAACCACGAGCATCAAACCGACATCGAGGAGGTCTACCTGCAAGTGCTGCGCAGCGCCCGGCGCCGGGTGGTAATTGCCAATGCCTATTTCTTCCCCGGTTATCGGTTGTTGCGCGAGATCCGTAATGCCGCGCGACGTGGTGTGGAGGTGCGGCTGATCCTGCAAGGGCAACCGGACATGATGATCGCCAAGCTCGCGGCACGGATGCTCTACAACTATCTGCTCAAGGCCGGCGTGACGATCTATGAATATTGCGAGCGACCGCTGCACGGCAAGGTCGCCCTGGTGGATGAGGACTGGAGCACCGTCGGTTCGAGCAACCTCGACCCGTTGAGCCTGTCGCTGAACCTGGAAGCCAACGTGCTGATCCGCGACCGCGGGTTTAACCGCGAACTGTTCGAGCGCCTCGATCACTTGAGCCGCAATCACTGCACTGTCATGCCGGAGAACCATGCCCCGCGTGGGCTGCTCTGGCGCATGACCATCGGTTTCATGGTGTTCCACTTCCTGCGTCATTTTCCGGCTTGGGCCGGATGGCTGCCGGCCCATAAACCGCGTCTGAAACCTTTTTCACCGCCGACGGCGGTCCGGAGCGAACCCCATGAACCACTCTGAAGCGCACACCGCGCCGAGAGACGCCCATGCGCCGGAACAGACCAAGCCAAAATCGCGCTGGAGTCGCTGGAAACGCCCGCTGACCCTGGCCTTTTTCCTGCTGCTTATCGTGCTGTTCACCGCGTTGGCGCGGCGCATCGACTGGTCCGAAGTCTTTACGACGCTGGCGGATTTCAAGCTGCGCACGCTGGTCATCGCGGCCGCGCTGACCATCACCAGTTTTATTACCTACGCCTGCTTCGACCTGATCGGCCGTACGTACATCCGACAGAAACTGGGTTGGCGGCAGATCTTGCCGGTGGGGGTGATCAGCTATGCCTTCAATCTCAACCTCAGCGCCTGGGTCGGTGGCATCGCCATGCGCTATAGGCTGTATTCGCGGCTGGGGGTGAGCACAGGCAATATCGCCAAGATCCTTGGCCTAAGCCTCGCCACCAACTGGTTCGGTTATATGACGTTGGCCGGCGTGGTTTTCAGCAGCGGCCTGGTGACCATGCCGCCGGGTTGGAAGCTGAGCAGCAATGCCCTGCAAGGCGTGGGCGTGCTGTTGTTGCTGGCAAGCGCCAGCTACCTGCTGGCCTGCCGCTTCTCCAGGCGCCGGGCCTGGACGGTTCGCGGGATGGAAATCAACCTGCCTTCCCTGCGCATGGCCGTGCTGCAACTGGCACTGGGTGCGTTGAATTGGTCGTTGATGGCGGCGGTGATCTTTACGTTGCTGCCGAGCAAGCTCGAATACCCGGTGGTGCTCGGGGTCCTGTTGATCAGCAGCATCGCCGGGGTCATCACGCACATTCCTGCCGGGCTCGGGGTGCTGGAGGCGGTGTTCGTCGCGCTGTTGCAGCATGAGGTATCGCGAGGCAGCCTGATCGCGGGATTGATTGCCTACCGGGCGATCTATTTCATCTTGCCGTTGTTGATCACGGTGGTGATGTACCTGGTGATCGAGGCGAAGGCAAAGGCGCTGCGGGTCAAGCCTGGAGTCAAGTGATGTAGCGCCTGGCCTGGGCTGGGAGCGGGCTTGCTCCGCCAGCGATCCGCCGAAGAGGCCCGCCTGGACGCCACATGTCTACCGCTCCTGAATGATGCTCAACCGTTCGCCCACCACCATTTCCGTGATCCAGCTCACCAGGATCGAGGTGTAGGCCTGTTGTGACACGGGGTCGCTCAGGGAATGGTCGGCGCCGTCGATGATCCGGTGGGTCAGCGAATGAGTCTGCTGGCAGGCGGCGCGGTAGCTCATGATGGTGGCATGGGGCACATGGTCGTCGGTTTCGGACTCCACCAGCAGCACATCGCCGGTGAACTGCGAGCACGCGTGCAAGGCGCGGTTGGTATTGGCGTGGACCAGGGTGCTGCGATAATCCAGCAGATCGGTTTTATCCAGATCGCGCTTGGGCGTGTGCCATTGCTCGTCGCGGTACAGCGCCGGCACCCGCAGGGCCAGCCAGCGCACCGGTCGCAACGAGGTCAGGATCGAGGCCAGATATCCACCGTAGCTGGTGCCGACCACGGCAATCGCCGAGGTGTCGAGGGCCGGGTGGGCGAGCAACCGGTCGTAGGCCGCCAGCAGGTCGCGCAGGTTGTCCTCGCGGGTGACCCGTGACAGGGGAATTCCTGCGCCCCCGGTGTGCCCGCGCAAATCGAAGGTCAGGCACACGCAGCCCAGGCCGGCAATGCCCTTGGCCCGTTCAAGATCACGCTCCTGGCTGCCGCCCCAACCGTGGACAAACAACACGCCGGGAACCTTCGACTTGGGGCTGAGGAAGGTCCCGTTCATATGCTCATCATCAATCGCAATCTGGATTGTTTCACTTCTAGCCGTCATAGGATTGGACCGTTACGTATTTGAGTAGGAAATCACCATTCTCCGCCGCGCCGCGATAAACCTCCGTGGCGCCCGGCGGCAGCGGTTGGTCGGTGTAAGTCTCGATCGAGGACACCCGAACCGCGCGGATCGAGGGGTCCTCGACAAACACCTGCAATGCGGCAAGCTCCGCGCTGCTGGCGCCGCCCATTCGCCAGGATTGCTCCAGCACGCCGCCGCGAGGCTGGCCACCGGTGTCCGTCCCTTGGGCGATGTCATAGTTGCGCCGCGACGCAAAGAACGATGGGAAAGCCTGGTTGGCGGCATCATCGAATACCTGCGCCAGCCGCACCGCTTCGCGCACATCGTCCGGCAATTCCAGGCCGAGAAGCTCGATGTAGCCACCTTGCGCCACCAACAGGTCAGAACCGCCGTAGACTTCTTCCCCTTCGTTGTCGCGGGTCAGGTGCTGTACGCCGCAGTAGCTCAAGACCTTGCCGTTGATGAAGCTTTGGCCGACGCTCTGGGTCTTGACCTCACTGAGATTCTGTTCCAGCACGATGCCCTCGCTGAACAATGCCTGGGCGTCTGGAGCCGCGACGATTTCATCGAATTGCGCGACGCTCCGGATGACCCGCTGGCCACGTCCGGCGCAAGCATGGATGGGCTTGAAGCGGATCGGCCCGGCGTACAGCAAATGCTCGGCGGCCTGGCGCGCATCCTTGAGCGAAAACACGCTGACGCCGTCGAGCACGACGCCCCGGGTCAGCTTGGCGAACAGCGGTGACCAGCCCTTCGGCGCGACTGCGTCCTTGTTCAACAGACCATGGGCAATCGCCTTGGTGCAGATGAAATCGTGGTCGACGTAACCGCCCCACAGGTCATCCGGTCCCTTGACGCCCAGGCGCAACGCAGCCTCCGGCCCGATCAGGGTTTGTGTGGGCAGCAGGTACAAATCTCGCCCGGCGTGTTTGTGGCTGTCATAGCTGCCGCCGTATTCCAGGCCAAGGATGTTCGCCAACCAGCGCGCCAGTGCCCGGTTGGTCTCGACTTCATGCAGCGGTGCCTGGGGATTGACCGAGTGGGCCACTACACATTTGTCACGAGGGATCTGGGTCATGCGTTGTCCTTTCAACTGCGCTCAATAACCGTAGCTATAAGGATTGCAGAGATCAGGCCAACGGCTCGGTGGGGGACGAACGGTCGAGGAAACGGGGGGATGAGCGGATGATGTGGCACCGGGCCTGTTTCATTCTGCACGACTGCCAGCAGCTGCCCGGCAAATTGCACGACGCCAGCTCCGGTTTTTCCCGTGTTTCAGCTTCTGCCGGCGTTTTGAGGGCTTACGCCAAACCTGGCCCGATAGTCACTCGGCGCCAGCCCGGTGATTTTCTTGAAAGTCGCTCGAAAGGCCGACGGATCCTGGTAACCGACGGTCCAGGCGATGTGATCGATGGTGCCATTGGTGAACTCCAGCATTTCCCGGGCCTTGCCAACCCGCAGGTGCTGGCAGTATTCGGTGGGCTTGAGGCCGGTGGCCGCACGAAACCGGCGAAGGAAGGTGCGCTCCTCCAGCCCTGCCTGTTCGGCCATTGCGCCAAGGGAAACATCCACCGCGCCGCTGCGTTGCAACCAGTGCTGTACCTTCAGGATCGCACCATCGCCATGCCCGAGGATCGGCGCAAAATTACTGCCGCACTGGCTCGCGCTGTCGCTGTGTTCGATCACCAGAAATTGCGCGGTGCGCGTGGCGATGCTGGGCCCGAGCAAGCGGTCCACGAGCCGCAGCCCGAGCTCCGACCAGGCCATGAGCCCGGCGGTGGTGATCAGGTCGCCGTCATCGACCATGGGTTTGTCGGCGTCGAGCTTGATCTTCGGATAGCGCGCCGCAAAGGTCTTGGCCGAGGTCCAGTGGGTCGTCGCGCTGCGCCCGTCCAGCAAACCGCTTTCGGCCAGCAGGATCGAGCCGACGCAAACCCCGCCCAGAACCGTGCCGCTGGCGTGCTGCGCCCGGAGCCAATCCATCAGCGGCGGCGTGGCAACGTTTTCATTGAAGCCTGCAATCGATGGAGGGATCAGCAACGCGACCAAGGGCAGGTCCGGACCGGCATCACTGGCAAACACCCGCGACGGCAATTCACCGCCCGCCGTCTGCCAGTGGCTCACGCGCAGCCGCCGCAGTTGCGCACTGGCGTGCTCCGCCGCGATGCCATCCGCCACGGCGAACAGATCGGTCAAACCGTGCACCGCGGCCATTTGCGCGCCGGGGTAGATCAGCACGCCGAGTTCGACGAACGCCCTTTCCTGCGCCATTGTCAGTTTTCCCTCGCTTATTGTCGTTGCGGCCAATTCTCGACCCGGCGGTGAACGCCAATACTGGCGCCCTACCCAACCTGATCGAGGAAGTCCTCATGTCCAAGCAAGCGCTCATCGTAGTCGATATCCAGAACGACTACTTCCCCCAGGGAAAATGGCCACTGGTCGGTGCCGACACCGCCGCCGATAACGCCGCCCGGTTGATCGCAGCCTTTCGCCAGGCCGGCGACAGCGTGGTGCACATCCGCCACGAATTCACATCCGACGACGCGCCTTTCTTCACCCCAGGCTCCAAAGGCGCACAGTTGCACCCCAAGGTACTCAACCACGCCGATGAGCCAGTGGTGCTCAAGCACTTCGTCAATTCATTTCGCGAAACCGAACTGCAAGCGATCCTCCAACAGCACGGCATCGAGCGGTTGGTTGTCGTCGGTAGCATGAGCCACATGTGCATCGACGGCATTGCCCGCGCTGCGGCGGACATGGGCTACGAAGTCACGGTGGTGCACGACGCCTGTGCCAGCCGCGACCTGGAATTCAACGGCCTCGTCGTCCCTGCTGCCCATGTCCACGCTGCGTTCATGTCGGCGCTGGGGTTTGCCTATGCGAATGTGGTGAGTACCGAGCAGTTGCTGGCTGTCGGTAGGCCTTAACCACCAAGCAGGAAAAAACCGCGCCTCGGGGACCGAAGCGCGGTTTTTTTCATAGGACCTGCCGTGGTTTTAATGGGTGAGCACTGATTACTTCTTTACTGCGCTCAGCTTCGCTAACTGCTCTTTCAGCACGGAAGCGACCATTGCGAGATCTTTTAGCGCTTTAGCTTCTCTTTGAGCTGCCGCTGCGCCTGCTGATGGGCCATCGGTTCTGGAAGGATCATGAATAATCAAATGCCCGGTAGTGGATTCGACGATGCATTGTAGATCCCAAGTAAAAGACGGCTTTTCGGTTGCATATTCCCTGATGGCCTCCAAATCAGAGACCGTAACGGCCAATTTGGTGGAATCTGTGAAGACTCCTTTTTTCTTCAAGGCCGATACCAGCGTGGACTTTGCCAAGGTCAATTGCTGCATGGTGCTGACCCCACTCAATATCCTTGCGCCTTCTGCCCCCTCCACTTTTTTTGAGAAGAACGCTTTTCTCCCATCATGCTCAAAGACCTCCGAGACCGTCAGCGACCGCACCCCTGACGCTGGTAGATCTTTCATCAATCTTGCCTGACGGGCTACCTCCTGATCCTTGCTGCTGTCTTTTGCAACCGCCATGAAAATATCGGGGTGAGCGTCCAACTGAAATACTCGTTTCTGTCCGCCCACCGCAACCTGCGACAACGTCCCGCCGTTCCTCAACGCTTCAAAGGCCTTGCCGAAAACCGGTACAGCCTCATGATCAGGCGTCAAAGGGGATTTCGCCTGCTGCCGTTCGAGGAGATGGATCGCCAACGCCTCTATCGAGGTGAAACTCTCTTCTTTCGGCTGACGCACGTACTCGCTAAACAGGCCGAGCGCCACCACCAAATGTGCCTGCTCCAGCATGCCCTTCGACTGCAGAGCCTCAGTCAATTGCTGTGCCAGCGCAGCTTCTTCGTAGTCGCCCGGGTCAATGCTGGAGGAGGCCTTTGGCTCGTCGTCAGGTTTGGCAACTCGACGCCCACCGATGAGTAATGTCATACCGTACTCCTTCCCTGAAGTGATGGCTCCTGCACCTCGGAACTCATGAAGGCTCAACGGACGTAAGGGCTCGCCTGGCGAGAGTTCCGCACAACGGTCTCAAGTGCAGTTTCAAGCGAAGTGATGCACAGCCCAGACGAGTGAAATGTCAACGAAGGCTGGAAACGACAATGATAGGCCTTCACCCGGTTCCTTGCCCGGAACGACGCGCTCATTCCAACTACGAATGGTAAAGACTCAGAACCGGCTAATTTTCCGAAAAACCTGAAAGCAAAAAAAAGCGAAGCCAAATCAATGGCTTCGCTTCTCATATTTATCGTTCTGAAAAAGCTGCAGATCAGAACGGAATATCGTCATCAAAGCTGTCGAAATCCGGAGCCGGCTGCGGCGCGGCCTGTTGCGGAGCCGGGCGTTCGCGCTGTGGCTGTGGCGCCGACTGCGGACGAGGGGCTTGCTGACGCGGAGCCGACTGCTGGTAGTTGTTGCCACCTTGCTGCTGGTCGCCTTGCGGACGGCCGCCGAGCAATTGCATGGTGCCTTGCATGTCGACCACGATTTCGGTGGTGTAGCGCTTGATGCCGTCTTTTTCCCACTCGCGAGTCTGCAGCTTGCCTTCGATGTAGACCTGCGAACCCTTGCGCAGGTATTCGCCGGCAATCTCGGCCACTTTGCCGAACATCGACACGCGGTGCCATTCGGTCTTCTCGACCTTCTGGCCGGTTTGCTTGTCGGTCCATTGTTCGCTGGTCGCCAGGCTCAGGTTGGTCACGGCGTTGCCGTTAGGCAGGTAGCGAACTTCTGGATCCTGGCCGCAAGTACCGACCAATATGACTTTGTTAACCCCACGGGCCATAACGTTCTCCTAGGCTTCGCACGCTGCCGGGGCCGGGTTGTTCACCAGGCGCTCAAGCGTCGCACGATCCAATAATTCGGTGTCCAGTTTGATATACACGGCCGCCTCGTCGGCGACCACCACTGCATCGGTTACTCCAACGACGGCCCTGAGGCGCTCGGCCAGGCCTGCTTCGCGGATGGCTTCGGGCGACAACGGCAAGCGCAGGCTCGTCACATACGGAGGTTCGCGCATGGTAACAGCAAAGGCCAACCAAAGTGCAGCCAGCGCGGCACATCCCAGGAACACAACCGACAAACCGCCGTGCTGGAACAACCAGCCGCCGAGGATGCCGCCCAGTGCCGAACCCAGGAATTGGCTGGTGGAATAAACCCCCATCGCCGTGCCCTTGCCGCCCGCCGGTGAAACCTTGCTGATCAACGACGGCAGCGATGCCTCCAGCAGGTTGAACGCGGTGAAGAACACCACAGTGCCGATCACCAAGGCCCGTAGGCTGTCGCCGAACTGCCAGAAGAATAGCTCAGTGAGCATGAGCGTCACGACGGCGCCGAGTAAAACTCGTTTCATTTTGCGTCGCTTTTCACCATAGATGATGAACGGGATCATCGCGAAGAACGAAATGACCAGTGCCGTCAGGTACACCCACCAATGCTGCTCCTTGGGCAGGCCGGCCTTTTTCACAAGTGCCAGTGGCAGGGCCACGAAGCTGGACATCAGCATGGCATGGAGCACGAAGATGCCCAGGTCCAGGCGCAGCAGGTCAGGATGCTTGAGGGTCGGCACCAACGCCTGGCGGGCCACACCGGATTCGCGGTGCTGCAAAGGCCCCGTGGAGCGCGGCACGATGACCGCAACGATCAGGATACCGACCAATGCCATGGCACCGGTTGCCAGGAACAGGCCTGACAAGCCAAAGGCTCGCGTCAACAACGGTCCTACGACCATGGCGACGGCGAACGACAGACCAATCGTCATGCCGATCATCGCCATGGCTTTTGTCCGGTGCTGTTCGCGGGTCAAGTCTGACAGCAGGGCCATGACGGCGGCGGAAATCGCACCCGCCCCTTGCAGGATCCGGCCGGCAATCACGCCCCAGATCGAGTCCGCATTCGCCGCGAGCACGCTGCCGAGGGCGAAGACGATGAGGCCAAGATAAATGACCGGACGGCGACCGATACGGTCGGAAATAATGCCAAAGGGAATCTGGAAAATGGCCTGGGTCAGGCCGTAGGCGCCGATCGCCAACCCGATGAGGGCCGGGGTCGCGCCCGCCAGGTCCATGCCATAGGTCGCCAGTACCGGCAACACCATGAACATGCCCAGCATGCGAAAGGCGAACACCAGGGCCAGGCCGCTTGCCGCGCGGGTCTCGCCGCTACTCATGCGTTCGCTGTGGGGATCGTGCATGGAAAAACCTCGTGTGAACCGGCGGGGATTCTACCAGTCCCATCGATTGAGGGGGTATATGGCGACCGTTTGCCGCGCAGTCTTCATGCATGACACTTGATAGTGTGTATCCATCCAGTATTTACCCGTATACTCCTACGTTTTCGACGCCCGCCGAGCGAGGCCATTTTGGACAAGATCCTGATTCGTGGGGCCCGTACCCACAACCTGAAGAACATCGACCTGACCCTGCCCCGGGACAAGCTGATCGTCATCACCGGCCTGTCCGGATCCGGTAAATCATCCCTGGCCTTCGACACCCTGTACGCCGAAGGCCAGCGCCGCTATGTCGAATCGCTGTCGGCCTACGCCCGGCAGTTCCTGTCGATGATGGAAAAACCCGATGTCGACACCATCGAAGGCCTGTCGCCGGCGATCTCCATCGAGCAGAAATCGACTTCCCACAACCCCAGGTCGACGGTCGGCACCATTACCGAGATCTACGACTACCTTCGCCTGCTATATGCGCGGGTCGGTATTCCTCGCTGCCCGGACCACGACATTCCGTTGGAAGCCCAGACCGTCAGCCAGATGGTCGACCTGGTGCTGGCCCAGCCCGAAGGCAGCAAGCTGATGCTCCTGGCGCCGGTCATCCGCGAGCGCAAGGGCGAGCACTTGATGGTCTTCGAAGAGTTGCGCGCCCAAGGCTTCGTACGTGCGCGGGTCAACGGCAAGCTGTGCGAGCTGGACGAACTGCCGAAGCTGGATAAACAGAAGAAGCACTCGATCGATGTGGTGGTGGACCGCTTCAAGGTCCGCGCCGACTTGCAACAGCGCCTGGCCGAATCGTTCGAGACAGCCCTGAAGCTGGCCGACGGCATCGCCCTGGTTGCGCCGATGGACGACGAACCGGGTGAAGAGATGATTTTCTCCGCGCGCTTCGCCTGTCCGATCTGTGGCCATGCCATCAGCGAGCTGGAGCCCAAGCTGTTCTCCTTCAACAACCCGGCCGGCGCGTGCCCGACCTGTGATGGCTTGGGGGTCAAGCAGTTCTTCGACACCAAGCGCCTGGTCAATGGCGAACTGACCTTGGCCGAAGGCGCAATTCGAGGCTGGGACAGGCGTAACGTCTACTATTTCCAGATGCTCGGTTCGCTGGCGGCCCACTATAAGTTCAGCCTGGACAAGCCCTTCAACGAGCTGCCCGCCGAACAGCAGAAGTTCATCCTGCACGGCAGCGGCTCGCAGAACGTCGACTTCAAATACCTGAACGACCGGGGCGATATCGTCAAGCGCTCCCACCCGTTCGAAGGCATCGTGCCCAACCTGGAGCGGCGTTACCGCGAGACCGAGTCAGCCAGCGTGCGCGAAGAACTCGCCAAGTTCCTCAGCACCCAGCCCTGCCCGGATTGCCGTGGCACCCGCTTGCGCCGTGAGGCGCGGCACGTGTGGGTCGGCGAGAAAACCCTGCCGGCGGTAACCAGCCTGCCGATCGGCGACGCCACCGATTACTTCGAGGGAATCAAACTGACGGGGCGCCGGGGCGAAATCGCCGACAAGATCCTCAAGGAGATTCGCGAGCGCTTGCAGTTCCTGGTGAACGTTGGGCTGGACTACCTGACACTCGACCGCAGCGCGGACACCCTGTCCGGCGGCGAAGCCCAGCGTATTCGTCTCGCCAGCCAGATTGGCGCCGGCCTGGTGGGCGTCATGTACATCCTCGATGAGCCGTCCATTGGCCTTCATCAACGGGACAATGACCGGCTGCTCGGAACGCTGAAACACCTGCGGGATATCGGCAACACGGTCATCGTGGTCGAGCACGATGAAGACGCGATCCGCCTGGCCGACTATGTAGTGGACATCGGTCCTGGCGCTGGCGTGCATGGGGGCCATATCGTCGCCCAGGGAACAGCGGCCGAGGTCATGGCGCATCCTGACTCGCTGACAGGCAAATACCTGTCGGGCCGGGTGAAGATCAAGGTCCCGGCCAAGCGTACGCCGCGCAACAAAAAGTTGTCGCTGACCCTCAAGGGCGCCCGCGGCAACAACCTGCGCAACGTCGACCTGGAGATCCCGATCGGCCTGCTGACCTGCGTTACCGGTGTGTCCGGCTCCGGCAAGTCGACACTGATCAACAACACGCTGTTCCCCCTCAGCGCCACGGCCCTGAACGGCGCCACGACCTTGGAAGCTGCCGCTCATGACAGCATCAAGGGCCTGGAGCACCTGGACAAAGTCGTCGACATCGACCAGAGCCCGATTGGCCGCACGCCGCGCTCCAACCCGGCGACTTATACCGGGCTGTTCACCCCGATCCGAGAACTGTTCGCCGGCGTGCCGGAGTCCCGTTCACGGGGCTACGGCCCAGGGCGTTTCTCGTTCAACGTCAAGGGTGGGCGCTGCGAGGCCTGCCAGGGCGATGGCTTGATCAAGGTGGAAATGCACTTCCTGCCTGACATCTACGTGCCATGCGACGTGTGCAAGAGCAAGCGCTACAACCGCGAGACGCTGGAGATCAAGTACAAGGGCAAGAACATCCACGAAACCCTGGAGATGACCATCGAAGAGGCCCGGGTGTTCTTCGACGCGGTACCGGCGCTGGCACGTAAACTCCAGACATTGATGGACGTTGGCCTTTCGTACATCAAGCTCGGGCAGTCGGCGACGACCTTGTCCGGTGGCGAGGCGCAGCGGGTCAAGCTATCCCGCGAGCTGTCCAAGCGCGATACCGGCAAGACCCTGTATATCCTCGACGAGCCGACCACCGGTCTGCACTTCGCCGATATCCAGCAACTGCTCGATGTGCTGCATCGTCTGCGCGATCACGGCAACACCGTAGTGGTTATTGAGCACAACCTGGACGTGATCAAGACCGCTGACTGGCTGGTGGACCTGGGCCCGGAGGGCGGTTCCAAGGGTGGCCAGATCATTGCCGTGGGGACGCCGGAACAAGTGGCCGAG
This genomic interval carries:
- a CDS encoding single-stranded DNA-binding protein, producing the protein MARGVNKVILVGTCGQDPEVRYLPNGNAVTNLSLATSEQWTDKQTGQKVEKTEWHRVSMFGKVAEIAGEYLRKGSQVYIEGKLQTREWEKDGIKRYTTEIVVDMQGTMQLLGGRPQGDQQQGGNNYQQSAPRQQAPRPQSAPQPQRERPAPQQAAPQPAPDFDSFDDDIPF
- a CDS encoding MFS transporter, with the protein product MHDPHSERMSSGETRAASGLALVFAFRMLGMFMVLPVLATYGMDLAGATPALIGLAIGAYGLTQAIFQIPFGIISDRIGRRPVIYLGLIVFALGSVLAANADSIWGVIAGRILQGAGAISAAVMALLSDLTREQHRTKAMAMIGMTIGLSFAVAMVVGPLLTRAFGLSGLFLATGAMALVGILIVAVIVPRSTGPLQHRESGVARQALVPTLKHPDLLRLDLGIFVLHAMLMSSFVALPLALVKKAGLPKEQHWWVYLTALVISFFAMIPFIIYGEKRRKMKRVLLGAVVTLMLTELFFWQFGDSLRALVIGTVVFFTAFNLLEASLPSLISKVSPAGGKGTAMGVYSTSQFLGSALGGILGGWLFQHGGLSVVFLGCAALAALWLAFAVTMREPPYVTSLRLPLSPEAIREAGLAERLRAVVGVTDAVVVADEAAVYIKLDTELLDRATLERLVNNPAPAACEA
- the uvrA gene encoding excinuclease ABC subunit UvrA, translating into MDKILIRGARTHNLKNIDLTLPRDKLIVITGLSGSGKSSLAFDTLYAEGQRRYVESLSAYARQFLSMMEKPDVDTIEGLSPAISIEQKSTSHNPRSTVGTITEIYDYLRLLYARVGIPRCPDHDIPLEAQTVSQMVDLVLAQPEGSKLMLLAPVIRERKGEHLMVFEELRAQGFVRARVNGKLCELDELPKLDKQKKHSIDVVVDRFKVRADLQQRLAESFETALKLADGIALVAPMDDEPGEEMIFSARFACPICGHAISELEPKLFSFNNPAGACPTCDGLGVKQFFDTKRLVNGELTLAEGAIRGWDRRNVYYFQMLGSLAAHYKFSLDKPFNELPAEQQKFILHGSGSQNVDFKYLNDRGDIVKRSHPFEGIVPNLERRYRETESASVREELAKFLSTQPCPDCRGTRLRREARHVWVGEKTLPAVTSLPIGDATDYFEGIKLTGRRGEIADKILKEIRERLQFLVNVGLDYLTLDRSADTLSGGEAQRIRLASQIGAGLVGVMYILDEPSIGLHQRDNDRLLGTLKHLRDIGNTVIVVEHDEDAIRLADYVVDIGPGAGVHGGHIVAQGTAAEVMAHPDSLTGKYLSGRVKIKVPAKRTPRNKKLSLTLKGARGNNLRNVDLEIPIGLLTCVTGVSGSGKSTLINNTLFPLSATALNGATTLEAAAHDSIKGLEHLDKVVDIDQSPIGRTPRSNPATYTGLFTPIRELFAGVPESRSRGYGPGRFSFNVKGGRCEACQGDGLIKVEMHFLPDIYVPCDVCKSKRYNRETLEIKYKGKNIHETLEMTIEEARVFFDAVPALARKLQTLMDVGLSYIKLGQSATTLSGGEAQRVKLSRELSKRDTGKTLYILDEPTTGLHFADIQQLLDVLHRLRDHGNTVVVIEHNLDVIKTADWLVDLGPEGGSKGGQIIAVGTPEQVAEMKQSHTGYYLKPLLERDRD